GCTGCTGGTTCCGTCAGCGTCAGGACACGAGCCAAGGGGGACCAGGGCTCGGTGCCCTTCGCGGAGTTCCTTGGCCGCATCGAAGCCCTGATTGCAAGCCGGTCAACGGATCTCTAAGCGGAACGGGCGAATGCCAAAGTTGAAGCATAGCGGGAAGCAAATCGCAGCGAGAGCTTCGGCTCTTATCGGCTAAAAGCAATTTGCATCCCGCACGATGTCCGCTCCTAAGGGGGTCTTCAGTGGGTCAGCGATTTCAGGAACTTTCGGAAAGCCACATTCAATTCATCTCTGAGCAGAAGATATTTTTTGTAGGCACCGCGACGGAAACCAGCCGAGTCAACGTCTCCCCAAAAGGCATGGATACCTTTGCCGTACTGGATAGCAAACGTATTGCCTGGCTGAACGTGACCGGCAGCGGCAACGAAACGTCGGCTCACATCCAAAACAATCCGCGCATGACGATCATGTTCTGCGCCTTTGAAGGCAAGCCTCTCGTCTTAAGGCTCTATGGCCGTGCAATGGTTGTTCATCGCTCTGACCCAGAGTGGGACGAGTTAATTCGCCTCTTCAAACCATTCCCCGGCGCTCGCCAGATCTTCAGTGTTGCCGTTGACTTGGTACAAAGCTCTTGCGGCATGTCGATTCCGTACTTTGACTATGTCGGCGAACGAGAGCTGCTGAATGACTGGGCCACGAGAAAGGGCGAGGATGGAATGCGCCAATACTGGGCGACAAAGAATCAGGAAAGCATTGATGCGATCCCGACCAATATTGTCGCCAAATCAGGCTAGGTATCCCCACGCCGCTATTGGCCGACTCCATTCTGAAACACCTATCCTTACGCCATTGCAGTTCAGCGCGCAGGCGAGCCGTATTGCTCCTCGATCCAGCGCTGGTAATCGCCAGAGAGGATCTGCTCTACCCAGGGCCGGTTGGCAAGATACCACTCTACCGTCTTCCGCATGCCCGTCTCGAAGCTCTCGCGTGGCCGCCAGCCTAGCTCCCTGGCAATCTTTTCGGCATCAATCGCGTAGCGGCGATCG
This DNA window, taken from Acidisarcina sp., encodes the following:
- a CDS encoding pyridoxamine 5'-phosphate oxidase family protein codes for the protein MGQRFQELSESHIQFISEQKIFFVGTATETSRVNVSPKGMDTFAVLDSKRIAWLNVTGSGNETSAHIQNNPRMTIMFCAFEGKPLVLRLYGRAMVVHRSDPEWDELIRLFKPFPGARQIFSVAVDLVQSSCGMSIPYFDYVGERELLNDWATRKGEDGMRQYWATKNQESIDAIPTNIVAKSG